A stretch of Ciconia boyciana chromosome 18, ASM3463844v1, whole genome shotgun sequence DNA encodes these proteins:
- the SLC31A1 gene encoding high affinity copper uptake protein 1 → MSYDHHMNSSMLPTAHPPEHHHSMAVPAHGHGSDMMMMAMTFHFSYENVPLLFSGLVINTPGEMAGAFVAVFFLAVFYEGLKIARECLLRKSQVSIRYNSMPVPGPNGTILMETHKTVGQQMLSFPHLLQTVLHIIQVVVSYFLMLIFMTYNGYLCIAVAAGAGTGYFFFSWKKAVVVDITEHCH, encoded by the exons ATGTCTTACGATCACCACATGAACAGCTCCATGTTGCCAACCGCACATCCTCCTGAACATCATCATTCAATGGCAGTCCCAGCACATGGTCATGGATCTGACATGATGATGATG GCAATGACTTTCCACTTCAGCTATGAGAATGTGCCATTGCTGTTTTCTGGACTTGTAATCAACACTCCTGGAG AAATGGCTGGTGCTTTTGTGGCCGTCTTCTTCCTGGCCGTGTTTTATGAAGGCCTTAAGATCGCCCGAGAGTGTCTGCTCCGTAAATCCCAAGTCAGCATTCGCTACAACTCCATGCCAGTGCCAGGTCCCAATGGCACTATCTTGATGGAGACGCACAAAACTGTTGG ACAGCAGATGCTGAGCTTCCCTCACCTCCTGCAGACTGTACTGCACATCATTCAAGTCGTGGTCAGTTACTTCCTCATGCTGATCTTCATGACGTACAACGGATACCTCTGCATAGCTGTAGCGGCAGGGGCAGGGACGGgctatttcttcttcagctggaaaaaggcAGTTGTTGTGGATATCACGGAGCACTGCCATTAA